Proteins encoded in a region of the Desulfurococcaceae archaeon genome:
- a CDS encoding STT3 domain-containing protein, whose protein sequence is MNVKYAIRRVDSKLLAVISGLSSQPLRLKLVIGALILVAVMLGVVIRVAPFKLNEYEFFEFDSYIEYWQAAYVHEHGPLAWYTLTRENPDTHIFWYPWGRDFIYTSYPFLPIWTGMTYHIVKHFSLDLHQWAALQPVIFAAIATVAAYLAATEASGSRLVGVLAALFYAVLPAAVERSVIGYVEKEGVAAVFVFLFVYFYARCLKTVYSTGKGWFKYTVLAALFLAMVGWLWGGYVFLLGTVVLYFVLSPILVRKYLSRSFITCNILLILLTMLFVTPSPANARTLGIYPFSPRGLSWLLVGASMLPVIFYYAGMEYRKMGFRKPVLNTGRYILLVGGLLIAGVVFTAMGILPIGGRLAWALGLRFIGAEPLVESIAEHQSPLTSLGTIRNMLHSWGTYFIPLAEASPELAIVLGILYLLSAGIVGIVYLLYKGTPEKVYVGVAFGVSFYSYLNAVYMIGAAAYFGVIIIAAIVALVANKAFPYVIWLTARRRGTRAARRTTTEVGTATRIITLILLVAIFTNFAYTAKAEYEGNSAMVYTFRAGVSGLAYLYSDSWYKTVDLLRSLPENSVVIAWWDYGYGISVPGGRISVADGSTLNNTQIGIIGLLMWSNTTDQAAHLAKLFNVKPNETYLMIIEGVLVSEQNDTVAIWPIVDFGQPGVLDIRIPGLVDWPKSMWMFRIGNSVVDELRRKGINVNYIDSAEYMYAYTAYAQDPYSGRTALELIILCPPLSQPERTPLIYRLVVDGMLYWAETRGKKGIFYWFSGSEQAASVTVRNEVRNRVGINVSREVPIMDISNITERPLINDTILQPHAVIAEPFIDPNTGKPLELYTPDRRIGILYSVIIIYKFTYIP, encoded by the coding sequence ATGAACGTGAAGTACGCTATAAGAAGGGTAGACAGCAAGCTACTTGCAGTAATTAGTGGGTTATCATCGCAACCCCTTAGACTTAAATTAGTGATCGGCGCACTAATACTAGTAGCCGTCATGCTTGGAGTCGTCATAAGGGTTGCCCCATTCAAGCTAAACGAGTACGAGTTCTTCGAGTTCGACAGCTACATCGAGTACTGGCAGGCAGCTTACGTACATGAGCACGGCCCCCTAGCCTGGTACACTCTGACACGGGAAAACCCCGATACCCACATCTTCTGGTACCCGTGGGGCAGGGACTTCATATACACAAGCTACCCGTTTCTACCAATATGGACTGGTATGACATATCACATTGTTAAACACTTCAGCCTGGACTTACACCAGTGGGCGGCACTGCAACCAGTAATCTTCGCCGCGATAGCTACTGTCGCGGCGTACCTCGCAGCAACGGAGGCGTCAGGTAGCCGCTTAGTGGGCGTATTAGCGGCGCTATTTTACGCTGTCTTACCAGCGGCAGTAGAACGATCCGTAATAGGTTACGTGGAGAAAGAAGGCGTTGCGGCGGTATTCGTGTTTTTGTTCGTATACTTCTACGCGAGGTGTCTGAAGACCGTGTACAGTACGGGTAAAGGCTGGTTTAAGTATACGGTTCTAGCTGCACTATTCCTCGCAATGGTTGGTTGGCTCTGGGGCGGTTACGTATTTCTGCTAGGTACGGTCGTCCTATACTTCGTCTTGTCGCCTATACTGGTTAGAAAGTACCTTTCAAGGAGCTTCATAACCTGTAATATTCTCTTAATACTGCTCACGATGCTGTTTGTTACGCCATCGCCCGCCAACGCGAGGACCCTCGGCATATACCCCTTCTCACCGCGCGGACTCAGCTGGTTACTGGTGGGAGCATCGATGCTACCAGTAATATTCTACTATGCCGGGATGGAGTACAGGAAAATGGGCTTCAGGAAGCCCGTACTAAATACTGGTAGGTACATTCTACTAGTGGGAGGGCTACTTATTGCCGGCGTGGTATTCACGGCCATGGGCATACTGCCTATTGGCGGCAGGCTTGCATGGGCTCTCGGATTGAGGTTTATAGGGGCAGAACCACTGGTCGAAAGCATCGCTGAGCACCAATCCCCGCTTACAAGCTTAGGTACGATTAGGAACATGCTACACTCGTGGGGTACTTACTTTATACCGCTAGCTGAAGCGTCACCCGAGCTCGCGATCGTGTTGGGGATACTGTACCTACTCTCCGCCGGTATCGTAGGTATAGTATACCTGCTCTACAAGGGTACCCCTGAGAAAGTATACGTGGGAGTGGCATTCGGCGTGTCATTTTATTCGTACTTAAACGCAGTATACATGATCGGCGCTGCAGCCTACTTCGGCGTCATCATCATAGCTGCAATCGTTGCTTTAGTAGCTAACAAAGCGTTTCCATACGTAATATGGCTCACGGCGAGAAGAAGGGGTACTAGAGCTGCTCGAAGAACCACCACGGAAGTCGGCACAGCTACGAGGATAATTACGCTGATCCTACTAGTGGCCATATTTACTAACTTCGCGTACACCGCGAAGGCGGAGTACGAAGGTAACTCTGCAATGGTCTATACCTTTAGGGCAGGGGTATCGGGCCTGGCCTACTTATACAGCGACAGCTGGTACAAAACGGTTGACCTGTTGAGATCTCTTCCCGAAAACTCCGTAGTCATAGCGTGGTGGGATTACGGTTACGGTATAAGCGTTCCCGGTGGCAGGATATCGGTTGCGGATGGATCAACGCTTAACAACACGCAGATCGGCATTATCGGGCTACTGATGTGGTCCAATACAACGGATCAGGCAGCACACCTCGCCAAGCTATTTAACGTAAAACCAAACGAGACGTACCTCATGATCATAGAGGGCGTGCTTGTCTCCGAGCAGAACGATACAGTAGCTATATGGCCCATCGTAGATTTCGGTCAGCCCGGTGTACTGGATATACGAATCCCCGGCTTAGTGGACTGGCCGAAGAGCATGTGGATGTTTAGGATAGGTAATTCTGTTGTTGACGAACTTCGCAGAAAGGGTATAAATGTGAACTACATAGACTCGGCGGAATACATGTACGCGTACACGGCGTATGCCCAAGACCCCTATAGTGGGCGAACAGCACTCGAGCTCATCATCCTCTGCCCGCCTTTAAGCCAGCCTGAAAGAACGCCGTTAATATATAGGTTAGTAGTTGACGGAATGCTTTACTGGGCCGAGACAAGGGGGAAGAAGGGAATATTCTACTGGTTTTCAGGCTCTGAGCAGGCAGCATCAGTAACCGTTAGAAACGAGGTAAGAAATAGAGTGGGAATAAACGTGAGTAGGGAAGTACCGATCATGGACATCTCAAATATTACTGAGAGGCCTTTAATAAACGATACAATACTCCAACCTCACGCTGTAATCGCAGAGCCCTTCATCGACCCCAATACGGGGAAACCGCTCGAACTGTATACACCGGACCGACGAATCGGGATACTGTACAGTGTGATAATAATATACAAGTTCACGTACATACCCTAA
- the argF gene encoding ornithine carbamoyltransferase produces the protein MVTSLKGRHCLTLTEFNREEVFFIVETAFQLKQRFLAGERVIPVLVGRHLAMIFEKPSTRTRVSFETAMKELGGDAIYLSASELQLARGETIEDTARVLSRYVDGIMARVYEHWKLEKLAQYSRVPVINGLSDLHHPCQALSDVFTIMEKKGRGFEKLKIVFIGDGGDNVLHSLMLAVGILGGRIVISSPPGYDPHPSVIKLFNENATGGYEIERDPYKAVENADVVYTDVWVSMGQERERERRIRDLTPYRVTVDLMKKAKPDAIFMHCLPAKRGEEVVDEVIDGKWSVVWDQAENRKHAQKALLALTIP, from the coding sequence TTGGTTACGAGCCTCAAGGGAAGGCACTGCCTAACTCTCACGGAATTCAATAGAGAGGAGGTGTTTTTCATCGTTGAAACGGCGTTTCAGCTCAAGCAGAGGTTTCTCGCCGGTGAACGCGTAATACCGGTGCTGGTTGGTAGACACTTAGCAATGATATTCGAGAAGCCTAGCACTAGAACCAGGGTTAGCTTCGAAACAGCAATGAAAGAGCTGGGCGGCGATGCCATCTACTTGAGTGCCAGTGAACTGCAACTAGCTAGAGGTGAAACGATCGAGGACACGGCTAGAGTGCTTTCACGCTACGTTGATGGAATAATGGCTCGTGTATACGAGCACTGGAAGCTTGAGAAGCTGGCGCAGTATAGCCGTGTACCAGTCATAAATGGACTTAGTGACCTGCATCACCCGTGCCAGGCACTCAGCGATGTTTTCACGATCATGGAGAAAAAGGGTAGAGGCTTTGAAAAGCTTAAGATCGTGTTCATCGGTGATGGAGGAGACAACGTGTTGCACAGCTTAATGCTCGCTGTAGGAATACTCGGAGGTAGAATAGTGATATCATCACCACCAGGTTACGACCCCCACCCGAGCGTGATCAAGCTCTTCAACGAGAACGCCACAGGAGGTTACGAGATTGAAAGAGATCCCTACAAGGCAGTAGAAAATGCAGACGTAGTCTACACGGATGTTTGGGTTAGCATGGGCCAGGAAAGGGAACGGGAAAGACGTATTCGCGACTTAACACCATATAGGGTTACAGTAGACCTGATGAAGAAGGCGAAGCCGGACGCCATATTCATGCACTGCCTTCCAGCAAAGCGCGGAGAAGAGGTCGTAGACGAGGTAATAGACGGTAAATGGAGCGTTGTCTGGGACCAGGCTGAAAATAGAAAGCACGCTCAGAAAGCGCTACTAGCCCTCACGATACCGTAA
- the mpgS gene encoding mannosyl-3-phosphoglycerate synthase, with translation MYINYPARFEIFGAVKIYELVKIHSLFAYGFESKPGVLGLSGFRDLEDVAYSTVFVIPVRDEEPLSLEGVLKAIPCQSPVIIISNSSMHPLNMYKIEVDIAKIVYKTTGRTVLVVHQKDKVVAEKLRDVLPEILDEESLVRNGKGEGILIGTVLADGLKARNVAFLDADNYVPSVALEYALIFYTVLGSSESKYRMARISWGHKAWSTAEDFYFRRFGRVSAVVNTVFNRVLSYKRRVETDIIKTSNSGEHAMSMEFAREIEYGSGFSVETQELISILEKCYVDLEKGRCPALPENIEIYQVESLSPHIHAEKGEAHVAGMILESLSTIYHSRLPDERGKKYILDTMRDMGFVEEPIQLPKYRYPSISARDFLESVITESNISMALGL, from the coding sequence ATGTACATAAATTACCCAGCAAGGTTCGAGATTTTCGGTGCCGTAAAAATATACGAGCTCGTGAAAATACACTCGTTATTTGCATATGGCTTTGAAAGCAAACCCGGCGTTCTCGGCTTATCGGGCTTTAGGGACCTGGAAGACGTCGCGTACTCCACGGTGTTCGTGATCCCGGTTAGGGACGAAGAGCCCTTATCGCTGGAAGGGGTTCTTAAAGCCATACCCTGCCAGTCACCGGTAATCATTATCTCTAACTCTAGCATGCACCCCCTTAACATGTACAAGATTGAAGTGGATATAGCCAAGATAGTGTATAAAACAACGGGTAGGACGGTGCTGGTCGTCCACCAGAAAGATAAAGTAGTAGCAGAGAAGCTCAGAGACGTGTTACCCGAAATACTGGATGAAGAGTCCTTGGTTAGAAACGGGAAAGGAGAGGGAATTTTAATAGGAACGGTCCTGGCCGACGGGCTTAAAGCACGCAATGTAGCGTTCCTAGACGCCGACAATTACGTTCCAAGCGTCGCCCTCGAGTACGCGCTAATATTCTATACTGTGCTCGGGTCAAGCGAGTCGAAGTATAGGATGGCGAGGATTTCATGGGGTCATAAGGCGTGGTCTACAGCAGAGGACTTCTACTTTAGGAGGTTCGGCAGGGTATCCGCGGTGGTTAACACGGTGTTCAATAGGGTTCTTTCATATAAGAGAAGGGTTGAAACGGATATCATCAAGACGTCTAACAGCGGGGAACACGCAATGAGCATGGAGTTCGCGAGGGAAATAGAGTACGGTAGTGGCTTCTCGGTAGAGACGCAAGAGCTCATAAGCATACTCGAAAAGTGCTACGTTGACTTGGAGAAGGGACGTTGTCCAGCACTGCCCGAGAACATTGAAATATACCAGGTGGAGTCTCTAAGCCCACACATACATGCCGAGAAAGGAGAGGCTCACGTCGCGGGGATGATCTTAGAAAGCCTCTCCACGATATACCACTCACGGTTACCGGACGAGCGCGGTAAGAAGTACATACTTGACACCATGAGGGACATGGGCTTCGTCGAGGAACCAATTCAGCTACCAAAGTACAGGTATCCCAGTATAAGCGCGAGAGATTTCCTCGAGTCGGTGATAACTGAGAGTAATATCAGTATGGCGCTGGGGCTGTAA
- a CDS encoding CopG family ribbon-helix-helix protein produces MKGRKVGVYIPPDLEKPLEAYMKERGVRNISRVVQEALRLYLSEVFREKCTLAGFINVLYNHEVGGIDTALTDLQHDYMDVVVVSNHVHVSEEQCLLSIAVKGDSSRILEFVSRLHSLHGVLLVKPMLLCTET; encoded by the coding sequence GTGAAAGGGCGCAAAGTCGGGGTATACATTCCGCCAGATCTCGAGAAGCCCCTCGAAGCCTACATGAAAGAGCGCGGAGTCAGGAACATCAGTCGAGTAGTTCAAGAAGCCCTAAGGCTCTATTTATCGGAGGTTTTCAGGGAAAAGTGCACTCTCGCGGGCTTCATAAATGTTCTCTACAACCACGAAGTGGGAGGAATCGATACCGCGTTAACCGATCTACAGCACGATTACATGGACGTGGTGGTGGTGTCTAACCACGTGCATGTGAGTGAAGAGCAATGCCTTCTATCCATAGCTGTCAAGGGCGATAGTTCGAGGATCCTAGAGTTCGTTTCTAGGTTACACTCTCTACATGGAGTTCTCTTAGTTAAGCCCATGCTACTGTGTACTGAGACGTGA
- a CDS encoding aminotransferase class III-fold pyridoxal phosphate-dependent enzyme, with protein MSTLDEKLEEWVKKVELDYFSKTKKSRELYSKAAKLTPGGVTYSIRYFSPYPPYIVKAKGTRVWDVDGNEYIDYWMGHGAHVLGHLSDVVLGAVKEALDIGTHLGFEHPYVLEYLELLRRVLPGVEMLRFTNSGSEANMYAVRLARAYTKKKYIVKMEGGWHGGVDVLHVGVTYPYRQPESAGLLEDVYKYTLVVPFNDVESLEKTLKSHDVAAVFLEPVMGAAGCIEPEKGYLKEVRRIVDEHDVLLVFDEVITGFRLALGGAQEYYNVKADVVVYGKAIGGGAGAIGAFGAREEIMELLDHIKYRETETRVFHGGTFVANPIVVKAGYALVKHLAENRGIYEASNSLWGFFRKKVESVCLEHGVECWSTGDGSLSSIHFTRKRPRNAREVYEYRWSKLVERAFNLYSRVRGAIYASERLAHFLPSLIHGKGEVEFLINVFADFVESISRLSR; from the coding sequence ATGAGCACACTCGACGAGAAGCTAGAAGAATGGGTTAAAAAGGTTGAACTAGACTACTTCAGTAAAACGAAGAAGAGTAGAGAACTGTACAGTAAGGCAGCAAAGCTAACGCCAGGCGGAGTAACGTACTCTATACGGTACTTTTCCCCGTACCCACCATACATAGTTAAGGCGAAAGGTACAAGGGTGTGGGACGTAGACGGCAACGAGTATATCGACTACTGGATGGGCCACGGAGCCCACGTGCTCGGACATTTGTCAGATGTCGTGCTAGGAGCCGTCAAGGAAGCTCTCGACATCGGAACCCACCTAGGCTTCGAACACCCCTATGTACTCGAGTACTTGGAGCTACTTAGAAGGGTCCTTCCAGGGGTTGAAATGCTAAGGTTCACTAATAGCGGTTCTGAGGCTAACATGTACGCTGTAAGGTTAGCTAGGGCATATACCAAGAAAAAGTATATAGTCAAAATGGAAGGTGGATGGCATGGTGGAGTGGACGTGCTCCACGTAGGCGTTACTTATCCGTATAGACAACCGGAATCGGCGGGTCTACTCGAAGACGTATACAAGTACACGCTCGTAGTGCCCTTCAATGATGTTGAATCGCTTGAAAAGACTCTAAAATCACATGACGTAGCAGCAGTTTTCTTGGAGCCCGTAATGGGTGCAGCTGGGTGCATCGAGCCTGAAAAAGGCTACTTGAAAGAAGTTAGACGTATTGTAGATGAGCACGACGTGCTGTTAGTATTTGACGAGGTTATAACTGGCTTCAGACTTGCACTTGGTGGTGCACAGGAGTATTACAATGTTAAAGCAGACGTGGTCGTGTACGGTAAGGCCATTGGGGGAGGCGCTGGAGCAATAGGCGCTTTCGGCGCGCGAGAGGAGATTATGGAGTTACTAGACCACATAAAATACCGGGAAACGGAAACCAGGGTATTCCATGGAGGCACCTTCGTGGCAAACCCCATCGTGGTTAAGGCCGGGTACGCGTTGGTTAAGCACCTCGCCGAGAACAGGGGAATATACGAAGCCTCTAACAGCCTGTGGGGCTTCTTCAGGAAAAAAGTGGAAAGTGTATGCTTAGAGCACGGAGTAGAGTGCTGGAGTACGGGTGATGGGAGCCTCAGTAGTATACACTTTACCAGGAAAAGACCTAGAAACGCGCGAGAAGTTTACGAGTACAGGTGGAGTAAACTCGTTGAACGGGCGTTTAACCTGTACAGCAGAGTTAGAGGGGCAATATATGCAAGTGAAAGACTAGCTCACTTCCTACCATCACTAATACATGGAAAAGGCGAGGTGGAGTTCCTAATTAACGTGTTCGCGGATTTCGTAGAATCTATTTCAAGGCTTTCCAGGTAG
- a CDS encoding dihydrodipicolinate reductase, with protein MKHLRLGICGFGAIGRLVLKLAVERGHEVVSVVDIDEKVVGKDAGEVAGIGRLGVNVSSSLAGLENADVVVHATGSYLDRVFDQVVSIIERGVNVVSTSETLAYPYYRYPVLAKKLDELARMYGVVVIGTGINPGFLLDTLVVTLSSAVTSVKRIRAVRSLDAAKRREPFRKKIGLGEDPELVRQKLLKGEITGHVGYAESVYLIAYAGDLELTRVEERQSPVPAEETIESAGIRVERGFNKGITGYGVGYIKDREVIRLEFHAYAGAPEYEEIVIEGKDYTTTWRSTGTPGDLGTVTVVLNVAEKAPYLPPGLRLMTELLPFKIRFSV; from the coding sequence GTGAAGCATTTGAGGCTTGGAATATGTGGTTTCGGGGCTATCGGTAGACTAGTACTTAAACTGGCCGTTGAGCGCGGACATGAAGTAGTCTCCGTGGTAGATATTGACGAGAAGGTAGTCGGTAAGGACGCCGGCGAGGTCGCCGGAATTGGTAGGCTCGGAGTTAACGTCTCCAGCTCTCTTGCGGGGCTGGAAAACGCCGATGTAGTCGTCCACGCTACCGGTTCATACCTTGACAGGGTATTCGACCAGGTAGTCAGCATCATTGAGAGAGGAGTTAATGTCGTTTCAACATCAGAGACCCTTGCATACCCCTATTACCGGTATCCCGTCCTGGCCAAGAAGCTGGACGAGCTTGCTAGAATGTACGGTGTAGTGGTCATCGGTACAGGCATAAATCCGGGGTTCCTCCTAGACACCTTAGTGGTAACGCTGTCATCCGCGGTCACCTCGGTTAAGAGGATAAGGGCTGTTAGGAGTCTCGACGCGGCTAAGCGGAGGGAACCATTTAGGAAGAAAATAGGTCTAGGTGAAGACCCCGAACTAGTAAGGCAAAAGTTACTGAAAGGGGAGATTACGGGCCACGTCGGCTATGCCGAGTCAGTCTACTTGATAGCCTACGCAGGGGACTTGGAGCTTACGCGGGTTGAAGAGCGGCAAAGCCCCGTTCCCGCAGAGGAAACCATAGAATCTGCCGGTATCCGCGTGGAGAGGGGCTTCAATAAGGGTATAACTGGGTATGGAGTAGGCTACATTAAAGACAGAGAGGTCATCAGGTTGGAGTTTCACGCGTATGCTGGTGCACCAGAGTATGAAGAAATAGTAATTGAAGGTAAGGATTACACCACAACGTGGAGAAGTACTGGTACCCCGGGAGATCTCGGAACGGTTACCGTCGTTCTCAACGTAGCGGAGAAGGCCCCTTACTTACCACCCGGTCTGAGGCTTATGACAGAACTCTTACCATTTAAGATCCGCTTCTCGGTGTGA
- a CDS encoding bifunctional hydroxymethylpyrimidine kinase/phosphomethylpyrimidine kinase gives MAPTRRMPVAMTIAGSDSGGGAGIQADLKTFSALGVYGTTAITSLTAQNTREVTAIHDLPGWFVYEQIRVVVEDIGVHAAKTGMLSNSDIINHVARAVREYSIPLVVDPVMVAKSGARLLKEEAVEALVKEILPLARVVTPNIPEAEVLSGMKVRSVEDMERAAKIVAEKYGPEAVVVKGGHLEGGKVVDVLYYRGRYYRFESERVEGCHHGGGCSYSAAITAYLAKGLNVVESVAKAKDFITHAIRYGVRVGRGHCPVNPVAWLEIPAEKYRVLNEVKEAVELLLKNSGTVLQHVPEVGLNVVEAIDSKYASSVDDVAGVVGRIVKAGKKLVAVGPVEFGASSHVARLVLEVMKYDPEIRAAVNVKYSKELVEKAIAKGYVVVFVDRRLEPEEIRRVEGASIPWIVREAFSKATKTPDAIYDVGDVGKEAMIRLLGKTAPDAVKKFLDLVS, from the coding sequence GTGGCGCCTACGCGTAGGATGCCCGTTGCAATGACTATTGCGGGCAGTGATTCGGGTGGAGGCGCCGGTATACAAGCAGACCTCAAGACCTTCAGCGCGCTCGGAGTTTACGGGACCACGGCAATTACTAGTTTAACGGCGCAGAACACGCGCGAAGTAACTGCAATACACGACCTTCCAGGGTGGTTTGTCTACGAGCAGATAAGAGTGGTGGTTGAGGACATAGGCGTACACGCTGCGAAGACGGGGATGCTCAGTAACAGCGACATAATAAATCACGTGGCGAGAGCCGTGCGCGAGTACAGCATACCGCTCGTAGTGGACCCCGTAATGGTCGCTAAGTCAGGTGCGAGACTGCTCAAGGAAGAAGCCGTGGAAGCTCTCGTAAAGGAAATACTACCGCTAGCAAGGGTTGTCACCCCGAACATACCCGAGGCTGAAGTGCTCAGTGGCATGAAGGTGCGCTCTGTGGAGGACATGGAAAGAGCGGCTAAGATCGTGGCGGAGAAGTACGGTCCCGAAGCAGTCGTGGTTAAGGGAGGCCACTTAGAAGGGGGTAAGGTAGTAGATGTCCTCTACTACCGTGGAAGGTATTACCGTTTCGAGTCCGAGAGGGTTGAGGGTTGCCATCACGGAGGTGGGTGCAGCTACTCCGCGGCAATAACGGCGTACTTGGCTAAGGGCCTTAATGTCGTGGAGTCTGTGGCCAAGGCGAAAGACTTTATTACCCACGCGATACGCTACGGGGTAAGAGTCGGGAGAGGGCACTGCCCGGTAAACCCGGTGGCATGGCTTGAAATACCAGCGGAGAAGTACAGGGTTCTCAATGAGGTTAAAGAAGCAGTTGAACTTCTCCTTAAGAATTCCGGCACGGTTCTCCAACACGTGCCAGAAGTCGGGTTGAACGTGGTGGAGGCCATTGATAGTAAATATGCTAGTAGCGTAGACGATGTAGCAGGAGTGGTTGGTAGAATAGTCAAAGCGGGTAAGAAACTAGTAGCTGTAGGGCCGGTAGAGTTCGGTGCATCGAGTCACGTAGCTAGGCTGGTCCTCGAAGTAATGAAGTACGACCCCGAAATAAGGGCGGCCGTTAACGTTAAGTACAGTAAGGAACTCGTAGAAAAGGCGATCGCGAAGGGCTATGTAGTCGTGTTCGTAGATAGAAGGCTGGAACCGGAGGAAATTAGGAGGGTTGAAGGTGCGAGCATACCCTGGATAGTTAGAGAAGCATTTAGCAAGGCCACGAAAACACCAGACGCTATATATGACGTGGGAGACGTCGGCAAAGAAGCGATGATCAGGCTTCTGGGCAAGACCGCTCCTGACGCCGTTAAAAAGTTCTTGGACCTGGTCTCTTAG
- a CDS encoding ABC transporter ATP-binding protein encodes MISTKALRVTYRPSRIEAISDVSVEIPQRTTTCIVGPNAAGKTTLLKAIARLVEYDGAIFIEGRDISELGKALRRILAYTSHVSVNELLGVRVIDVLLTSRYPISRGLADSEEDLEGIYEVSRSLGIEHLLTRRIGELSSGELQRVVLASALVRRPRILLLDEPDSHLDVALKPWLSLYLKKLSEGSTVVLSTHDPIFAFHTCDYFIVLSHGKLLYSGPYEDLINNATFLEKAYGIGFTRVELGDRVVLLPLYSALKAHVGE; translated from the coding sequence GTGATTTCAACGAAAGCGCTCAGAGTAACGTATAGACCTTCCCGCATCGAGGCCATTAGCGACGTTTCCGTGGAGATTCCGCAGAGAACAACCACGTGCATCGTAGGTCCCAACGCGGCTGGGAAGACAACGTTACTTAAAGCAATAGCTAGGCTAGTAGAATACGACGGCGCGATCTTCATAGAAGGTAGGGATATCAGCGAGCTGGGCAAAGCCTTGAGGAGGATCTTGGCTTATACGTCGCACGTGAGTGTGAATGAGCTCCTGGGTGTTAGGGTAATAGATGTGCTTTTAACATCCAGGTACCCCATTTCCCGTGGTTTAGCTGACAGCGAAGAAGACCTTGAGGGCATCTACGAAGTCTCACGATCGCTCGGCATCGAGCACTTGCTCACGAGAAGAATCGGCGAGCTCAGCTCCGGCGAGCTCCAAAGAGTAGTGCTGGCGTCCGCGCTGGTGAGGAGGCCGCGGATTTTGCTACTTGACGAGCCTGATAGCCACCTTGACGTTGCTTTGAAGCCGTGGCTTTCCCTCTACTTGAAGAAGCTCTCGGAGGGGTCCACGGTAGTACTATCCACGCATGACCCGATCTTCGCGTTCCATACTTGCGACTACTTCATAGTGCTTTCGCACGGGAAACTACTTTACTCGGGCCCATACGAGGACTTGATAAATAACGCCACCTTCCTAGAAAAAGCTTACGGTATTGGGTTTACTAGGGTGGAGCTCGGTGACCGCGTAGTACTACTACCGCTGTATAGTGCTCTTAAAGCACATGTTGGTGAGTGA
- a CDS encoding iron ABC transporter permease yields MLVNRKALFFFSALPLIMITCTCALTHVVNTGQGVGGYLAEYRFYRTLYTLMAGSALAIAGCFLQSTLRNPLIDHYILGVGSGALFALYLTVILYEYRPLIVALSAAMGGLFALALTVIVAERISGSDVAYVLSGIGITSLFSGLSALLSYYALTRYPYASLMLVGSFILATRDKLVYVAAAFILTYATHFVLSRRLNALLLGDEYAAQLGVNPKLTRLVASITSGTSASVLVSLFGLIGFTGIVAPHISRLLLRTSDNRVVVPMAATIGASILYVADAFSRAVTTPVMGEVPAGAIVSVFGAPFFLLLIVKRFKRGKL; encoded by the coding sequence TTGCTCGTTAACCGCAAAGCACTGTTCTTTTTTTCTGCGCTCCCTCTAATAATGATCACCTGTACTTGCGCGCTCACACACGTAGTAAACACCGGCCAGGGCGTTGGGGGCTACCTCGCAGAATACAGGTTCTACAGGACACTCTACACGTTAATGGCGGGTAGCGCTCTCGCAATAGCTGGTTGCTTCCTGCAGTCAACGCTTAGAAATCCATTAATCGACCATTACATTCTGGGTGTGGGCAGTGGAGCTTTATTCGCGCTATACCTTACAGTAATACTGTACGAGTACAGGCCGTTAATAGTGGCATTATCGGCTGCCATGGGCGGGCTATTCGCGCTCGCGCTCACGGTAATCGTGGCTGAAAGGATTTCCGGTAGCGATGTGGCATACGTGCTCTCGGGCATAGGCATTACGAGCCTTTTCTCGGGCCTCTCGGCGCTGTTATCGTACTATGCTCTAACGAGGTATCCCTATGCTAGTTTAATGCTTGTTGGTAGCTTCATCCTTGCCACGCGGGATAAGCTCGTCTATGTCGCCGCAGCATTTATACTCACATATGCCACTCACTTCGTGCTATCTAGGAGGCTCAATGCCTTACTACTCGGTGACGAGTACGCAGCTCAGCTAGGCGTAAACCCCAAGCTTACTAGATTAGTAGCATCCATTACCTCGGGGACCTCGGCGAGCGTACTTGTTTCATTATTTGGCCTTATAGGGTTTACCGGTATCGTTGCTCCCCACATCTCCAGGCTCCTACTCAGAACAAGCGATAACCGGGTGGTCGTACCCATGGCAGCTACTATTGGCGCGTCCATACTGTACGTGGCCGACGCGTTTTCCAGAGCCGTTACGACGCCGGTTATGGGCGAGGTACCGGCGGGCGCTATCGTATCGGTTTTCGGGGCACCCTTCTTCCTGCTCCTTATCGTTAAGAGGTTTAAAAGGGGTAAGCTGTGA